GAATTTGTACTTTCTCATCTGCTTCCCTACTCTGTGCAAGGCAGTTTGGTTGGAACCAGATAAAACATTTAAGAGTTATGACACTTTATATTTATTCTGCCACACCTACAGTATAACCAGTTAAAGACATACGGTAGATGATGATCAAACAAAAAGAAGCATAGCCTACTGTTGTTTAGTGTCATCTAACAAGGAAATATATCATGTTCTTTTTtgatatttgtatatttttgcatAAATTGTTTCCTTCAGCCTGTTAAATTTGATAATAtgtatatagaaatatattttattgttgtacTCAGGGCTCTGTGTTCCCTCATAAATCTTGAATTTCACGTTTATGTTATTATCCCCTTATTGTATTTTGTCTCACATGATGCAGGTTGTATGTAGGACTCTATGAGGTTaatgtttttagtttagttttaaacATATCTATTTAAGTATGTCTGTTTGAAACATCAGCCTGAAATTTGAAGCACAACTTTATAAAATTTTAGTGTGTCAGTTAAATTTATTGTGATCATAAATTTGCCTAAAGGAGTTTTACAAACTCTACAGCGTACAACACCCTTTTAAGAACTTCGAGGTAAAACTCACCAGTGGTACTGTTGTTTTTGCTATCCATTTCCTAAATTTGTACATCTAATGATGGGATGCTTTTAAGGTGTTTGCGCTTTGGTTGTACTGTACCTCTATTAATCTATCTCCAGGCCGGACATCCGCACTCTCTGCAGCTGAGCCAGGTTCCACAGactgaacaaactgtccacCCTTTGTCTTATCATTGTGCAGGTTGAAGCCGTAGCCATTAATCCCCTTCACCAGATGACACAGTCGGGGAAGAACCTCCATCTGCAGCTATATGggaattaaaacaataaagccTAAGATGAAAAATCAGATATTACATAAGCTAGTAATCAGATGCTCTCTATAATATTAAGATTAGATTTTCACATCCaatggaaatgaatgaaaaccatTGGCTGCTTTTATCATAAtggaaaaaacatatataatctAAATGTGTCACATgtatttgaaaatgtgaaatgtgcaaaGACACGTAAGTTTAACCAACAAGTGTTTATGTTGGAAAATATCCACTTGTATATTCATGAGGTGGTATGATGAGTCAATCAGGAGAAAGTGGTTGCTGGGATAAACCAGTGGTGTCAGGGCTGAGCAGATCAAGCTAAGTGGATCTTGCTGAGAGACATTAAGACAAACCTGAACCTGTTGATCAAAGACAAAAGTTGACACACTTATCTGCTTGAATGAACTTGTACTTCTACTACCAGGTATatgctgtactgtgtgtgtgtgggtttgtttgtgtttgttgttcttgCCAGGCCCAGGCAGCGTGACTGGCTGGTGACACTGCTGAgatctctctgttctttctgttgCATCAAGTAAGATTTGAAATATACACAGATGGTGAAAGAGTCTATGGTGTTGTGTATGAATgataacatgtttttcagtgtatcaGAGTCTGTCATTATCTGTCAGCTGGAGTCTCAGATCGCAGTAATGGAACAGAACATCTTGGCAGCAGATTGCTATGGTGGCAAGTCAGGTCGCTGTGGCAACAGGTCACCATGTTTGGTACTGGTTTTAAAGATGTCTGTTTATGTTGTTGGCCTGTTTACTGTATTTACCACATCAGTCAACTTATAGTTCTTATAGTTTCAAAGTCTCTGTTACATTTTCTTACACCAGTTTACAGATAACACAGATATAACAGgaagaacaaaacattaatgTTATGAATGTGAGAACAAGTCTTATTTGGAAAGGAAAGcgaaagtgttttatttctgtgtgtgtatgagaatgAAGTGTGTGAATAAACCAAGACAGTGTTTATGTAAGAATACAGTATATGGGTGTCTGCTGCCATAACACCATGCAACAATGAAACCACATCTGTATTTACATGTATAATAATGTGAATGGAACAAGAAGTGAGATGAGAaacattttaactgtgtgtgtgtgtgtgtgtgtgtgtgttggcctgGAATTAATATGGCATAATGGCTACTTAATCATGGCAGATTAGTAGTCACTCACTGAAAATGCCTACAAATGGGTGATGTAATTTAATAACTGATCAATGTTAGTAAGTATACAATGCTTTGGTGTAAAAACCTAGGACCCTATGTTTCCCCATTTACTCCAgttacaataacaaaaacaacagtaattaACATGTAATTAACATTAGGTGATCAGCTCATATTTGGAGCCACAGTTGCCGATGATGTAATGGCCTGCACTATGTTGTATGGTGCTGCTGTTATTGCATATGATGTTTTATCTGCGTTACCAAGACTGGGAAAGACAGTTGCAATAGCCAGCCATGTTTGAGCCTGTATTTATGCTGCTTTTGGCTAAACAGAGGACACTCTGACACAAGCCACTGGTCCTGAGGATCCTGGGTTCCTTTTTTTGGAGCCCttgtggaatttttttttttgttgcatcatACTTTGGCTTATAAACTTGCAtgggtttgtgtgtattttgtgtacaGTAACAAAGCTTTGCGAGCATACCAAAGGATATTTCTGTCTATACTTGATCCCATTTTTAGCTGTAAGGTCGAAGGTGTTCTAGGTCACGCAGCAGGAGAATGTGGGATCATGTAGCCCAAAATAAGCTAAACAAACATATTACAACAcctatgtaaaaatatatagcTTGAAATCTGATACCTCTCATGTCTGCTTGGTACATTTTGTTCTTCCAGCAGACACCCAAACCCACCTGAATTAAAGTCAAGCAGTGATAAAATTGTTGGACAATTGGTCCCTGTTGGCTACAAAGATCTAAGTACAGTCATCAACAGAGCCGACTGTCAAAATAAGACGTCTGAGAGCCTGGTTCatctggaggtttcttccgttaaagggagtttttcttctccactgtcaccaagtgctgctcataagggatttgttgggtttttagtttttgtaaagtgccttgagatgatttgtactgtgatttggcgctatacaaataaaactgaattgaattgaattgagattttaaaacagttttaccTTTTTAATGAAATTCCTGTTTCATCTGACTCTCTACAGAATCGGGGAAAGAGTTTTGAGGGCACATTGAATGCAAATTGAGCACACCTCCACCTGTCAAATCGGTGGACCCCACAGACCCCCATTAATAAAGCTGTAAAACTGCTGACATGACATACCCTATTACCATAGCTCCTATCCACGCTGAATgtatgtttgtaaaatgttctgAGCCCACAAAAAAAGAGTTGTATTTTCATCCTAATATGATGTCTATAGGCCAAGCACTACAATAGACTCTACAGGCTGATTTTTGACAGGAACAGGAAggagtgcagtgtttttttgtgtgaagccaaaaacaactaaaataatAAGCCCACCAAACAGTGACTGTCCATTTTTATTTGACTTGGGTATTTATTTAACCTCTGATGCGGCTTCAATTAATTTCTTTGTTCTCGTCTCTCCTCCTCAGTGCACTTGAGATTtgtgtgggtctggtaccaTCATCACTTCAGAACtaggactcttccctccctttTCTCTAATATAAGCTCTACAGAAAACCCACAAACGCCCAAAAACCTACTTCTCCTGCTAAGGAGACCACGAAGAGTCTCTGTCTCTTACCTCTGTATCAGCGGCTGTGCTTGAATCTGCAGCAGTAAGTTGAAGTGATTGGATGTGGTTTTGTTTGAGGGACAGGGACGAATTCTCTCTGGGAataagaaaagaggaggaggtgggtgcGCGGGGCAGGAGCGGGCAGAGGTTTCCCATCTCAATGGCCAGATCCTCGGTGCAGGCCAGTCCACGGCTGCGGAGGTAACTATCCGTGTCTCTGTCCACCACCAGCAGCCTGGTGCGGAGAGACGCTCCACAGATACGACTCACCACCTGGAGACAGGAGCAGGGCAGGGACAGAGAATGAAGACATTATTGTGCTGTCATTTAGTGAATAATGACCAAGCTGCACATAAGATATCCCCGATTCCCATTACACATCGGCCTATTAGTCGCCCCCTCCTCCCCCGTGTTGTAACAGGTATAGGAGTCATTGTCTGTCAGTGCCAATATACCTGGATCCTCTCTCTGCCACATCAGCACACATCTGTGGTTTTTAAAGAAAGATTTATAGATACATTACGCACTTCAAGGTGAGTTTCTTTCTCCACATTCTCGCCGTTCACCTCCACCACCCGGTCTCCTGGTCGCAGCCCGGCCAGTTCCGCCGAGGAGCCCGGCTCCACTTTGCGGATGAACTGTCCTCCTTTATTCCGCTCCCCGTGCAGGTGAAAGCCATAGCCACGATCTCCTTTAGACAGGTAACAGAGCCTGGGTCTCAGATCACTCTCCATCGCAGCGTCAGCAGTAGGAAAACAGGTCAAAGTTTCTCAGGAGAATAAAAGTGTTTGCTCCAAGAGCTGCGAAAAGACTCTGGCTTTTAATCCCGTGAACAGCTGCGCTCCTCACTGACCAAACCATAAACATCATTTAGCATTATGCTatttaaaccaaaccaaataaTAGGAAAAAACTCAACTGACAGATGTTCAAGTATGAGCGCGCAAAATAGTGCGCAGCCTGTGTGAAACTGCGGCTAAAACCACGGACAGGACTGAACCCTGTGGAGGAATGATCCAAAAGATCACGGATTAGAAAGCTGCTCCTTGCACGTAACACTTAATGCTCCTGTCAGCTGGGCGTGTGTCCTCCTGTCGGATCcggtgaggggggggggggggggggggggggcgtcaACAACAGATGCCACCACGCCCCTGATGTTTGTGAACATGGGCCTATTAGTAGTTTGGCTGCTCTACAGTTGGATTCATCCGTGACAGTAACCCTTTCTCCTGCAGACGTGTCGTGCCCTTGAGCAAAGTTTCAGATCCGTATACAAAGGCTGACATATTACACTAATCTCTCTGACACTCACTGAGCTGCTTGGTGTTGGACTTATAGACAACAATCTTATGGGAGTAGCCGAACTAGTGAGAACACAGGGTGTTATTTTGGTtcctattttattattactggATGAAGAGGACTGAGCAACACAGCTTCATAAGAGTAAGTAGGATAAGTAGACTATAATAGCCTATTGAGGACAGTTTTATTCAAAAGAACATTTCTTATGTTAATCgtttaatttcaaaatataaagTGCTGACATGAACAGAGTAAGTTGCGTgttccttttcttttattttgcctcccttcttcctcttttctctggttGGATTTTTAATAGTTGACCAACTTTGCTTTCTTGAAATTAAAGCTTCAAACAATAATTGAgtgcatattttttatttggtaaaaaaacagtacaaaaattatttaatctcatatgaaatgtaaattaacCACATTCACAATGTTCAGGTTATAGTCAGGTGCTCAGTGTATGTTTGTCTTTGAAGCCAACATCTGGTCATAGCTCAGGCaccaacatcaaaacaaacaaatcaatgtTTAACCTTGTTTTTTAGCCTCCTTCTCTGTGTGGAGGGGGAACCAGCTGTGAGCAGTGATTCCTTCTTTGTCCCCTCATCTTTAATAGCAGCTTCCTGTCCAGGTTCAGTTTTAGTGTTGAAGGAAGAGTTTGGGCTCAGAGAGGATTTAACTTTAGGCCGCTTTGTAGGGGAGTTCTTGTGGGCAGATGGACAGCTGTGCTGGTTCAGGCACACAGAACAGAGAGGGCTGACAGGTAGACAGACCTGCTGTCCAAAACCCACCAGCAGCCAGTTTATCTCACTCCACAGCTCCCTGCAACAGTGTAAGAGAACATATCCGGGTGATTTGTAACCTGCTTAAACATCTGTcaaattaaagacaaaaaatctTCAGTAAAAATCTGTatataaagattttattttcattgaatTCTCATTGAAAGCATCTTATGGTGATGACTTTTAATCAGCCACCAGACAGTGATAAATTGTGTGTATCTAGGTCAATCACAGCGGCTCTGATCTTTATAGGTTTGTTGGTCCCTATTAACCAGCTTGCACAGGTCAGCGGTACATCTGTTACCTGGGTAACCACTCCTCGAGCGCCTTGCGTGTTTCCTCCGGGTTCTTGGTTGGCTTCCTGAGCCAGCCCAGCCTGTTGGAGATGCGATGCACATGTGTGTCCACGCCTAAACACAGATCACCACCATCAATGACATCTCACACACTTAATAACGTCATTTTAAAAGATGGTAAATGTAATGAGGAGTCACGATGTTGCCCCCACGCAGTCTGCTCCCAAAACTACATATGCATtagcttttattatttattccatAATATCTGCAGTGCAACCTCAAATTCCTTGAAGACATTACCAAACAACTCTAATCACATTATAAGAAAATTCTGATAATGTTGGCCTAACTGAGACCAAAACGGCAAATTAGCCTGCAGCTATACTGACATTTAAGTCTCTTATTGAGGAAAACCACCGAACATGATCTTTTCCTGCAGATACATTTTGAGGCTGTTCTGTCCTCTTTGTTGGACAAACGAGCAATGTGAACACATCACTTTGACTTTactattttcagacatttaataGACCAACCAATCAATGGACTGATAAATTAGTTAGCAGTTGTAGCCATATTAGCTAATGTGTTGTAAGCAGTGTAGGAAAAAAAGTTCACCAGCATTCATAAAAACACTTCTGATTTCTTTTGAAAAACTTACTTGCTGCTTACAGCTTTCAGAGATCTAAGCTAACCTTAAAGTAAAAAGGTTGAATTTATTCTAAAATGCACAACAGTCCCATAACAACCAGTGTTTGTAACACTGGACTGTAGGAGAGCAGCATGCAGGGAGTCAGGTGTTGTGACATATAACTATAGCATTTAGTATGTTATTTATAAGCAACATGAATCAACCTTAAAACTTAATAAATGGTCTTTTTCTCTAGCAATCCATACTGTTGactaaacatattttcttttcttttatttgtaaatgGTTATACATGCTTTGGCTGTGAGTTCCTACCAATGCCTGACACTTGGTCCCAGGCAATGTCCATAGCCAGGTGAGCCATTTTGGGTCCAACTCCCGGGAGGCGGACCAGCCCCTCAACACACTTTGGGATGTCCCCTGCGAACTCTTTCTGCAGCATAGCTGACGTCAGCTTCAGATACTTCACCTTATTCTACATTAGGTTGGGTAGAAGACACAAGGTGACAATTCAGGTCCAAATGTGAACAGTAATAATGAAGGAAGGAGTGTGAAGGGGGAGACATGGCTGCAGACAGATTAGTTTTTGCGGAGCAACAAAGAAATACAGAgttattttacagttattttgCGTTACCCTCCAGAAGCCAACAGGGTAGATGAGTTTTCCCAGTGTTTCATCATCAGTAGCGAGGACATTTTCTACAGTGCAGCCATGTGCTCGGAGCTTCTGCATAGCTGCTGCTGTCACCTGGTCTTTGGTCTGACTGGACAGCATGAGTGACACCAACACCTGGAAACGTCTCACCTGTGTCGA
This genomic window from Mastacembelus armatus chromosome 1, fMasArm1.2, whole genome shotgun sequence contains:
- the nherf2 gene encoding Na(+)/H(+) exchange regulatory cofactor NHE-RF2 is translated as MESDLRPRLCYLSKGDRGYGFHLHGERNKGGQFIRKVEPGSSAELAGLRPGDRVVEVNGENVEKETHLEVVSRICGASLRTRLLVVDRDTDSYLRSRGLACTEDLAIEMGNLCPLLPRAPTSSSFLIPRENSSLSLKQNHIQSLQLTAADSSTAADTELQMEVLPRLCHLVKGINGYGFNLHNDKTKGGQFVQSVEPGSAAESADVRPGDRLIEVNGVNIEGRRHSAVVTQIRAGGNKVQLLVVDHETDELLQRQGITLTTNNAKEDFEEESASESMSSKHFPNTELPTGKPSTINVTVTDSPDAVRSPEYQDNGSSASLSSRSSTTQSDSSSDFSIQAPDEYDRRVSNPSVDSGLRLSPTAAQAKQKALACHSRKRAPHMDWSKKQKIFSNF
- the nthl1 gene encoding endonuclease III-like protein 1 isoform X3 — protein: MLAGRCSSKVCFAGKCVTMTSPYFMQTRSVVTRSGNQTAGCRPAATVGSKLTNRRRTADPVSSVEVKVEVEEARIAEQKTPSDSSPKGDVHVKLLSVKVFDAPRLSSHNRRRRQLKVEYDKDESVSLVKTEHWEPPDWKKQLGFIREMRSSHDAPVDHMGAEKCYDPEAPAHVRRFQVLVSLMLSSQTKDQVTAAAMQKLRAHGCTVENVLATDDETLGKLIYPVGFWRNKVKYLKLTSAMLQKEFAGDIPKCVEGLVRLPGVGPKMAHLAMDIAWDQVSGIGVDTHVHRISNRLGWLRKPTKNPEETRKALEEWLPRELWSEINWLLVGFGQQVCLPVSPLCSVCLNQHSCPSAHKNSPTKRPKVKSSLSPNSSFNTKTEPGQEAAIKDEGTKKESLLTAGSPSTQRRRLKNKVKH
- the nthl1 gene encoding endonuclease III-like protein 1 isoform X2 → MRPAGIHNIHYMAKRLWANQGGGYELQQQASVQPETVADAPRLSSHNRRRRQLKVEYDKDESVSLVKTEHWEPPDWKKQLGFIREMRSSHDAPVDHMGAEKCYDPEAPAHVRRFQVLVSLMLSSQTKDQVTAAAMQKLRAHGCTVENVLATDDETLGKLIYPVGFWRNKVKYLKLTSAMLQKEFAGDIPKCVEGLVRLPGVGPKMAHLAMDIAWDQVSGIGVDTHVHRISNRLGWLRKPTKNPEETRKALEEWLPRELWSEINWLLVGFGQQVCLPVSPLCSVCLNQHSCPSAHKNSPTKRPKVKSSLSPNSSFNTKTEPGQEAAIKDEGTKKESLLTAGSPSTQRRRLKNKVKH
- the nthl1 gene encoding endonuclease III-like protein 1 isoform X1 is translated as MLAGRCSSKVCFAGKCVTMTSPYFMQTRSVVTRSGNQTAGCRPAATVGSKLTNRRRTADPVSSVEVKVEVEEARIAEQKTPSDSSPKGGGYELQQQASVQPETVADAPRLSSHNRRRRQLKVEYDKDESVSLVKTEHWEPPDWKKQLGFIREMRSSHDAPVDHMGAEKCYDPEAPAHVRRFQVLVSLMLSSQTKDQVTAAAMQKLRAHGCTVENVLATDDETLGKLIYPVGFWRNKVKYLKLTSAMLQKEFAGDIPKCVEGLVRLPGVGPKMAHLAMDIAWDQVSGIGVDTHVHRISNRLGWLRKPTKNPEETRKALEEWLPRELWSEINWLLVGFGQQVCLPVSPLCSVCLNQHSCPSAHKNSPTKRPKVKSSLSPNSSFNTKTEPGQEAAIKDEGTKKESLLTAGSPSTQRRRLKNKVKH